Part of the Halopenitus persicus genome is shown below.
GACTCGACCGCGGCTCGGTTCAGGGCCTCGGGGGAATCGAAGACGCGGTTCGGCGGCTCGCCGGACAGTACTCTCCGAAGCCGGTCGTCGCTTCCGGCGCTCGTGGCCGGCGTCACGGGTCCGAATCGGAGCGGCGCCGTCGTCGAGCCGCCCGGACCGCGTAGCGAGACGCGGGTCGGAGACAGACGGATTCGGTCGGCCGCGACCCCGTGTTCGGCCGTCGCCGGGAGTTCGTCGGCGGCGACGCGGTCGATCGTGTCCGCGACGCCGGTCGCGTCCGGAGTCGGCCCCGAGGGGATCCCCGCGGCCGTCCCGAGCGTGAGCACGCTGACGGCAGCGATCCCCAGCCACGTGTACCACGTTTCGATCGGTGCGTCGATCATGGCACGGAGTGGCCCCGGTATGGGATATAAACGTTCACAGCAGCGTTCCTGCGCCGACGAACGCGACGATGTACGTGACCGTCGCGGTCGGGACGGCGATGCCGACGCGATAGGCCACGAGCGTCGGATCGAGACCCCGCTGCACCGTCGTCGACAGTGCGGTGAGGATGGCGGACAGCAGCAGCACGTACGTTCCGACGATACGACCGAGCATCGGAACCGGAATCGGGTCGACGATCGGCCCGGTTCCCGAGCCGCCGCCAACGCCCGTGGCCGCCTCCGAACCGACGGTGGGTGACGTCGACGCTCCGGGGCCGACTCCGGCGGTCGGATCCCCCGCCAGCATCGTCCCCATTGCGGGGTCGAGTCCTCCGCCGGCGATCGCGCCGCCGTCCATCCCGGCCGCGAGCGCGACCGTCGCGCCGCCGACGAGCGGCCCGAACACCGTCGCGGTGTTCGACAACGTTCGGGTGACGGTCCGAAGCTGCCTGGTCGCGTCGCGTTCGAGGGTCCGGAGCTCCTCGAGTTGATCGGCGAGCTCGATGACCACGTCCCCGGCGGGCCGTCCCTCGCGGGCGGCGATCGACAGCAGCGCTACGGCTCCCTGCACTCGCGGACTCGGTACGTGAGCGAACGGTCCCTCCTCGCCGACCAACGCCGACTCGACGTCGACGCGGAGCGTTCGGCTTCGCCGTCCGGCCGCCGCGAACGCCGCGCCGGCGGGACCGTCCATCGTCTCGCCGGCGCGTCGCACTGCGTGCTCGACCGCGACGCCGTCCGCGACCGCGCCGCCGATGGTCGAGAGCGCGTCCGGCAGCGCCGTCTCGATCGACCGAACGCGGCGGAGCACCCGACGGCGCGGGAGCGCGAACAGCCCGACCCCGGCACCGAATCCGGCCCCGACGGCGGCGATCGGCGCGCTCCACGGAACGACGGTGCCGCCGAGAAACCACCCGCCGATGCCGGCGATCACGCCGGCGCCGAGGGGGCGCCGATATCCCGACGGAACGTCGGGGTGACTCGCATCGATACGCGGCGGCGGGAACGCGACCGGACGACGCAACAGCAGCCAGCCGCTCGCGACCAGGAGGACCGAGGGGAGGACGAGGACGTACACGATCGCCATCGTGGCGGCGCCGAGCGGCAGCCCGGTCGCCCGCGCCGCCGGTAGCAGGGCGATGAGCGCAAGCGGCAACAGGACGCCGAAGGCGTAGATTCCCGACACCGGCGCCTGAACGTCTCCGATGAACGCAGCCATCCGATCCGTCGTTCCGGCCGTGACCGCCTCGAGGGCACGGTCCAAGCCTCGTTCACGTCGCTCCCGCGGAGCCGACGCCGCCGCCCGGATCCGCGTTCCGGCTCGTTCGAGCGCGGGGAACCACGCGCTCCACTCCGCGGTGAACGACTGCAACCCGGAATCGGGACCCGCTCGTGAACGGACGGCCGCGTTCGCGAGGCTCGCCGCAAGGGGACCGTTCCCGGTCTCCGCGGCGAACGTGACCGCCCGCTCGGTCGACGGCTCCAACCGCATCCGGAGCACGATCCGTCCCACGATGCCTGGCGCAGCCCCGAGCGCTCGCGTTCGCCGGAGGACCGCCAACCAGCACGGAAACCGGCGCCGTACCTCGTAGGTCCCGTAGCCGATCATCGCCGCGATCGGGACGCCGCCCGGGCCCCGGAGCACCCCGGTTCCGAGCAGCATCACGGCAGCTCCGACCGCCAGTCCCCATCGTCGCGCGGATCCCTCGATCTCCGCTGGCGTCCGGTCGTCGTCGAGAAAGGACAGCGCCCGCTCGAGATCCGCGTCGGCCGCCGTTTCGGTCGAGTCCGTCGGATCGGTCGGATTGGCCGATTCCGACCCACCACCGAGTCGGTCAGCGCTTCGAGGTTCCGGGGTCATTGCTTCCTCCCGTCGGGTCCCGTTTCTCGGTCACCGATCGCGTCCGGGGACGTTCGTCCCGCTGCGGCGTGTGCGGCGATCGTCTCCGCCCGCGTCCGGATCGTCGCCCGTACGTCCGCGTACGACTCGGATCCGCGTGCCAATTCCTCAACGAGCCGGCTCGTCCCCCGGTCGATCCGGCCGGTCGCGACG
Proteins encoded:
- a CDS encoding DUF7283 family protein, whose product is MIDAPIETWYTWLGIAAVSVLTLGTAAGIPSGPTPDATGVADTIDRVAADELPATAEHGVAADRIRLSPTRVSLRGPGGSTTAPLRFGPVTPATSAGSDDRLRRVLSGEPPNRVFDSPEALNRAAVESRGRYRRNPRWERAPNRLRIRSIRWEGTRVTLVG
- a CDS encoding type II secretion system F family protein; amino-acid sequence: MTPEPRSADRLGGGSESANPTDPTDSTETAADADLERALSFLDDDRTPAEIEGSARRWGLAVGAAVMLLGTGVLRGPGGVPIAAMIGYGTYEVRRRFPCWLAVLRRTRALGAAPGIVGRIVLRMRLEPSTERAVTFAAETGNGPLAASLANAAVRSRAGPDSGLQSFTAEWSAWFPALERAGTRIRAAASAPRERRERGLDRALEAVTAGTTDRMAAFIGDVQAPVSGIYAFGVLLPLALIALLPAARATGLPLGAATMAIVYVLVLPSVLLVASGWLLLRRPVAFPPPRIDASHPDVPSGYRRPLGAGVIAGIGGWFLGGTVVPWSAPIAAVGAGFGAGVGLFALPRRRVLRRVRSIETALPDALSTIGGAVADGVAVEHAVRRAGETMDGPAGAAFAAAGRRSRTLRVDVESALVGEEGPFAHVPSPRVQGAVALLSIAAREGRPAGDVVIELADQLEELRTLERDATRQLRTVTRTLSNTATVFGPLVGGATVALAAGMDGGAIAGGGLDPAMGTMLAGDPTAGVGPGASTSPTVGSEAATGVGGGSGTGPIVDPIPVPMLGRIVGTYVLLLSAILTALSTTVQRGLDPTLVAYRVGIAVPTATVTYIVAFVGAGTLL